The following proteins are co-located in the bacterium genome:
- a CDS encoding phosphoglucosamine mutase, producing MTLKLSISGARGIVGESLTPDVLESVLRAYANFVSKGKILLGRDTRPSGEAIKNFVAGYLMLTGFDVVDCGLLPTPTLALCVKHSKACGGIAITASHNPPEWNALKLFDSNGLYLPMEFWSGISEHGGKVEFADYEHVGKLARCEDCVEKHIEKVLGLPYVDVDAIRAREFFVAYDGVGGVAPKAVLELLSRFGAKVVAVGTAMDGVFLHDPEPKPENLSQLSELVRTVGADIGFATDPDGDRLTLVDEKGVPLSEELTLVLAAWQFLENERSDIVVNLSTSTLIDWLSGKFGVRVHRAPVGEFWGSKKMLELGAKIGGEGNGGVIVLDVHPVRDSLTAVALVLSLLARTGKRLSEIVSSLPRMFMVKSKVAFSGDFKRVCDEIVNRFPHKTENFDDGVWLGLEHGFLHVRQSNTEPVVRIIAESTEESEAKRIVFEAKKIVEKHSRS from the coding sequence TTGACCCTCAAGCTATCGATATCGGGGGCAAGAGGTATTGTCGGCGAGTCGCTAACACCTGATGTTTTGGAAAGCGTTCTTCGTGCTTACGCGAATTTTGTTTCCAAAGGCAAAATCCTCTTGGGGCGCGACACGAGACCATCGGGAGAAGCAATAAAAAATTTTGTAGCTGGTTATCTAATGCTTACTGGCTTTGATGTCGTTGATTGTGGGTTGCTTCCCACTCCGACTTTGGCGTTATGCGTAAAGCATAGCAAAGCTTGTGGCGGGATTGCTATAACGGCGTCGCATAATCCACCCGAATGGAATGCTCTAAAACTTTTTGACTCAAACGGTTTATATCTGCCGATGGAATTCTGGAGCGGAATCAGTGAGCATGGTGGCAAAGTAGAATTTGCGGATTATGAACATGTGGGAAAATTGGCTCGATGCGAGGATTGCGTCGAGAAGCACATTGAAAAGGTCTTGGGATTGCCATATGTAGATGTGGATGCTATACGGGCGCGTGAGTTTTTCGTCGCTTATGATGGTGTTGGTGGTGTTGCACCGAAAGCGGTGCTTGAGCTGCTTTCGAGGTTCGGAGCCAAGGTGGTAGCAGTGGGGACTGCTATGGATGGTGTTTTTCTCCACGATCCGGAGCCCAAACCGGAAAATCTTTCGCAGCTTTCTGAGCTCGTCAGAACAGTTGGTGCGGACATTGGATTTGCCACCGACCCTGATGGTGACCGTCTAACCTTAGTGGACGAAAAAGGTGTTCCGCTGAGCGAGGAGCTAACTCTGGTGCTTGCAGCGTGGCAATTTTTGGAAAACGAGCGGTCGGATATCGTGGTTAATCTATCGACTTCAACGCTTATAGACTGGCTTTCTGGCAAGTTTGGCGTAAGGGTTCATAGGGCTCCTGTAGGTGAATTCTGGGGGTCGAAAAAAATGCTTGAGCTGGGAGCAAAGATAGGCGGCGAAGGAAACGGTGGAGTTATAGTTTTGGATGTTCATCCGGTGCGTGACAGCCTTACAGCTGTGGCATTAGTTTTATCATTGCTTGCAAGAACTGGCAAAAGACTTTCCGAAATAGTATCATCGCTGCCAAGAATGTTTATGGTAAAGTCAAAAGTAGCCTTTAGCGGAGATTTCAAAAGGGTGTGCGACGAGATTGTCAATCGATTCCCTCATAAAACCGAAAATTTTGATGATGGCGTATGGCTTGGATTAGAGCATGGTTTTTTACATGTGAGGCAATCCAATACGGAGCCTGTGGTGAGAATTATTGCAGAATCAACTGAGGAAAGCGAAGCCAAGAGGATTGTTTTTGAGGCTAAGAAAATTGTTGAGAAACATTCGAGGAGCTGA
- a CDS encoding acetyl-CoA carboxylase carboxyltransferase subunit alpha, producing the protein MAGEFSLDFERPIIELQKKIEEMKSISSREGVNLDNEIKSLELKLNKLKAEIYSKLTRWQRVMVARHPKRPYTLDYLERIAVNFIELHGDRNFRDDPAVVTGFATIGSYKVVVIGQQKGHDASENIKRNFGMMHPEGYRKALRIMKLGEKFSLPVVIFIDTPGAYPGIGAEERGQAEAIARNIREMARLRTPIVIVIIGEGASGGALGIGVGDVILMLENAWYSVISPEGCAAILFRDAKAAPQSAETLKVTAPDLLELGVIDEIIPEPPGGAHSDYDAIAQVVKSAILKWLDKLTKIPPEELVKRRIAKYRKMGVYEEV; encoded by the coding sequence ATGGCAGGAGAATTCTCATTAGATTTTGAGCGACCGATTATAGAGCTTCAGAAAAAAATTGAGGAGATGAAATCGATATCCTCGAGGGAGGGTGTGAATCTTGATAATGAGATAAAGTCCCTCGAGCTAAAGCTTAATAAACTTAAAGCCGAAATTTACAGCAAACTTACCCGCTGGCAGCGGGTCATGGTGGCTCGCCACCCCAAAAGGCCGTACACCCTCGATTATCTTGAGCGTATAGCAGTAAATTTTATAGAACTTCACGGTGATAGGAATTTCCGCGATGACCCAGCTGTAGTTACTGGTTTTGCCACTATCGGAAGCTACAAAGTAGTCGTTATCGGACAGCAAAAGGGTCATGATGCCAGCGAGAACATAAAGCGCAACTTCGGAATGATGCACCCAGAAGGCTATAGAAAAGCTCTAAGAATAATGAAACTTGGGGAGAAATTCAGTCTACCGGTTGTAATATTTATAGATACTCCTGGCGCATATCCTGGTATAGGTGCGGAGGAGCGTGGACAGGCTGAGGCTATAGCGCGCAATATAAGAGAGATGGCTCGTCTTAGAACCCCTATAGTGATAGTGATAATAGGGGAGGGCGCTTCTGGTGGCGCTTTGGGGATAGGTGTTGGTGATGTTATTCTTATGCTTGAGAACGCCTGGTATTCGGTTATTTCTCCTGAGGGGTGTGCAGCGATTCTTTTCAGGGATGCCAAGGCAGCACCCCAATCAGCTGAAACGCTTAAAGTCACAGCACCTGACCTGCTTGAACTCGGGGTTATAGACGAGATAATACCTGAACCACCTGGTGGCGCACATTCTGATTACGATGCTATCGCCCAGGTGGTTAAATCCGCAATACTTAAATGGCTCGATAAACTTACCAAAATCCCACCTGAGGAGCTCGTCAAAAGGAGAATAGCGAAATACCGCAAGATGGGTGTTTATGAGGAGGTTTGA